The following coding sequences lie in one Pirellulales bacterium genomic window:
- a CDS encoding prepilin-type N-terminal cleavage/methylation domain-containing protein — translation MDGCRATNKGAGFGVRGSEFRSRSSGDAKFPPAAGHSAFTLVELLTVITIIGILASLASVAAYKVFFQARGAAIKADITNMDNFLAQFKNEHGDYPPSNLDHTNSAAQAAMIRFITKAFPRCNAIEEVRHIPRADGTLPTYNNGAYSSSSPAMSPAQALAFWLRGFSANKQRPLSSLYDPQPAERVGGLEFNGRLINPNTKTGWVIADLIPPVFQAPSGSQPYVYFESRSYLYHNNQSSATVGSGNFIPYMPYMWDSNNDGAFTNLDWDANNNGKLDSSEQAKIYANPKSYQIVSAGVDGDFGTPTSPVAKSFPLVSGTLNLAVAKIYRSGEGYASEDDDNITNFSQQSLGDAKPQ, via the coding sequence ATGGACGGCTGTCGAGCAACAAACAAGGGTGCGGGGTTCGGGGTTCGGGGTTCTGAGTTCAGGAGTCGGTCGTCGGGAGATGCAAAATTTCCGCCTGCCGCCGGCCACTCTGCCTTCACCCTCGTCGAGCTACTGACGGTCATCACGATCATCGGCATCCTGGCCAGCCTGGCCTCGGTGGCGGCTTACAAGGTGTTTTTTCAAGCGCGCGGCGCGGCGATTAAAGCCGACATCACCAACATGGACAACTTTCTCGCGCAGTTTAAGAACGAGCATGGAGATTATCCGCCGTCGAATCTCGACCATACCAACTCTGCGGCTCAAGCCGCGATGATCCGATTCATTACCAAGGCGTTTCCGCGTTGCAATGCCATCGAGGAAGTGAGGCATATCCCGCGTGCCGATGGGACGCTCCCAACCTACAATAATGGTGCCTACAGTTCATCCTCTCCCGCGATGAGCCCGGCGCAAGCGTTGGCGTTTTGGCTTCGTGGTTTCAGCGCCAATAAGCAACGGCCCCTTTCGTCGCTGTACGATCCTCAGCCTGCCGAGCGCGTCGGCGGGCTAGAATTCAATGGGCGATTGATAAATCCCAACACAAAAACTGGCTGGGTCATCGCCGATCTAATTCCGCCAGTCTTTCAAGCCCCATCCGGCAGTCAGCCGTATGTCTACTTCGAGTCGCGATCCTACCTGTATCACAACAATCAGTCCTCGGCGACTGTGGGTAGCGGCAATTTCATTCCCTACATGCCGTACATGTGGGACTCCAACAACGACGGCGCGTTTACCAACCTCGATTGGGACGCCAATAACAATGGAAAACTCGATTCGAGCGAGCAAGCAAAAATCTACGCCAATCCCAAATCGTACCAGATCGTTTCCGCGGGCGTGGACGGAGATTTCGGAACGCCTACGTCGCCCGTCGCAAAATCATTCCCGCTGGTCAGTGGCACGCTGAATTTGGCCGTCGCAAAGATCTATCGCTCGGGCGAGGGCTACGCTTCAGAAGACGACGACAACATCACTAATTTCAGCCAGCAATCGTTGGGCGACGCCAAGCCGCAATAG
- a CDS encoding type II secretion system protein: protein MIHPSQPFAAGSVATTLRAPAACRLSPAIRRAFTLVELLIVVAILAVLASMVLFALAGAEGTAKELRTRSTIDKLSNLIMQKYESYRTRRVPIVVPSNTMQRPIAFAGHRLNALREIMRFELPDRFTDIIDIPVTSIIYNTSSSKISRPSASASYLRVLNSTPTKTTEYQGAECLYLIISRGIDDPDVMEQFNPSEIGDTDQDGLQEFLDAWGKPISFLRWPAGFVSTLQPKSQTSAPYSEHDPFDPVKVHKPLSSGPTYWSDFYNSGVHPPLYPLIYSAGADGEYDIFTDSKNTPFQYSLTPAPFPNNPYIPVDNALFGSVLDPSDGDQSIDNITNHDLGTGPG, encoded by the coding sequence ATGATCCACCCGTCTCAACCATTCGCCGCAGGCTCGGTCGCGACCACTCTTCGCGCGCCTGCCGCCTGTCGCCTGTCGCCTGCTATTCGCCGCGCTTTTACCCTCGTCGAGCTTCTGATTGTCGTCGCCATCCTGGCCGTCCTGGCATCGATGGTCCTATTTGCACTAGCCGGCGCGGAAGGAACCGCCAAGGAACTGCGCACCCGCTCGACAATCGACAAGCTCAGCAATCTCATCATGCAGAAGTACGAGTCGTATCGCACGCGCCGAGTGCCGATTGTCGTGCCCAGCAATACGATGCAGCGGCCCATCGCCTTTGCCGGCCACCGACTCAACGCATTGCGTGAAATCATGCGGTTCGAGTTGCCCGATCGTTTCACCGACATTATAGATATTCCAGTAACGTCGATTATATACAACACGTCGTCATCCAAGATCAGCCGGCCTAGCGCAAGCGCCTCCTATTTGCGAGTATTAAACTCCACTCCAACAAAAACAACCGAATACCAAGGGGCGGAATGCCTGTATCTGATCATTTCGCGCGGGATTGACGACCCAGACGTGATGGAGCAGTTTAATCCCAGCGAAATCGGCGACACCGATCAGGATGGGTTGCAGGAATTTCTAGATGCTTGGGGAAAGCCCATCAGCTTCTTGCGCTGGCCCGCCGGTTTTGTGTCCACTTTGCAGCCCAAAAGCCAAACGAGTGCGCCTTATTCAGAGCACGACCCGTTCGATCCCGTCAAGGTTCACAAGCCGCTATCCAGTGGCCCAACCTATTGGAGTGATTTCTACAACAGCGGAGTTCATCCGCCACTGTATCCGCTGATTTACTCGGCGGGCGCGGATGGAGAATACGACATTTTCACCGATAGCAAAAACACGCCTTTTCAATATTCCTTAACCCCGGCGCCATTTCCAAATAATCCGTATATACCAGTCGATAACGCCCTGTTTGGTTCCGTTCTCGATCCAAGTGATGGCGACCAATCCATCGACAACATCACCAATCACGATCTCGGAACCGGGCCAGGTTAG
- a CDS encoding prepilin-type N-terminal cleavage/methylation domain-containing protein, translating into MQRLKTDRRAFTLVELLVVIVILSLITVATIPIVRPALDTRRVREAARLLSAQITEAQARAAEIGRPAGIWIEKLRMPASTTGADFEPAAAMNLYLCEVPQPYAGDNTNSVAGVTIVPTGSQSNIVTAPGFPPVSVTTYQGLMTLSAMDTSWIGILRPGDLVQFAYRGIKYRLLNPNSSSNSNVTLDPKGNYKPTAALAIFPIEPAFDTEFIYNYATTPRTKVTPIFRYLPPAALAGGWNVPFQIFRQPIRLSTTPLQMPGNTAVDLLSSGVGLLPFYQLDSSIAAVNQFVINDLSTNDGILNRQPIIITFKPTGSLDKLYMRGNQFILSDPLYLLVGKREKIAAAGSSPSYSAADDRETQTDKHNFRDLENIWVAVNPQSGLVTTAEVAEFPDASITGANDTEKLINALNRSRQLATSAQTMGGR; encoded by the coding sequence ATGCAACGATTGAAAACCGACCGCCGCGCCTTCACCCTCGTCGAGCTACTGGTGGTGATCGTCATCCTCTCGCTCATCACAGTCGCCACGATCCCCATCGTCCGCCCTGCGCTCGACACGCGCCGGGTGCGCGAGGCCGCGCGGCTGCTCTCGGCTCAAATCACCGAAGCCCAGGCTCGCGCCGCCGAGATCGGCCGGCCGGCCGGAATCTGGATCGAGAAGCTGCGTATGCCCGCCAGCACTACCGGTGCCGACTTCGAGCCGGCCGCCGCCATGAACCTCTACCTCTGCGAAGTGCCGCAGCCGTATGCTGGAGACAATACCAATTCGGTCGCTGGCGTGACGATTGTTCCCACCGGTTCGCAATCAAACATCGTTACAGCCCCAGGCTTTCCGCCTGTTTCGGTGACAACATATCAAGGACTGATGACGCTTAGCGCGATGGATACATCGTGGATCGGCATCTTACGACCGGGAGATCTAGTGCAGTTCGCCTATCGAGGCATTAAGTACCGCCTGCTGAATCCTAATTCGTCGTCCAATTCCAACGTTACTCTCGATCCAAAGGGGAACTACAAGCCCACCGCCGCGCTGGCGATCTTTCCCATCGAACCCGCCTTCGACACGGAGTTCATCTATAACTACGCAACGACGCCACGAACCAAAGTGACGCCAATCTTTCGTTACCTACCCCCCGCTGCTTTGGCGGGTGGCTGGAACGTCCCATTCCAAATCTTCCGCCAGCCGATCCGGCTCTCCACCACGCCGCTGCAAATGCCGGGCAATACCGCCGTCGATCTGCTTTCGTCCGGCGTCGGCCTGTTGCCGTTTTATCAGCTCGATTCGAGCATAGCGGCAGTCAACCAGTTCGTCATCAACGACCTGTCAACCAACGATGGCATACTCAATCGCCAGCCCATCATCATCACCTTCAAGCCCACCGGCTCGCTCGACAAGCTCTACATGCGCGGCAATCAGTTTATTCTCAGCGATCCGCTCTATCTGCTCGTCGGCAAGCGCGAAAAAATTGCCGCCGCCGGCTCGTCCCCCTCCTACTCGGCGGCCGACGACCGCGAAACGCAAACCGACAAGCACAACTTCCGCGACCTGGAAAACATCTGGGTCGCCGTCAATCCGCAATCGGGCCTGGTCACCACGGCCGAAGTCGCCGAATTTCCCGATGCGAGCATCACCGGCGCGAACGATACCGAGAAATTGATCAATGCCCTCAATCGCTCGCGGCAACTAGCCACTTCGGCTCAAACCATGGGAGGGCGATGA
- a CDS encoding HAD family phosphatase, which yields MPPEFIYFDFGNVICFFDHHLAARQTAAVAEIAEDQAWNVIFGQPDGLEWKYESGQLGDEQFYEAFCQATGTRPNAEQFHCANADIFTLNTAIIPLIGHLEDSGIPLGILSNTCNSHWQLVTDGRYAILPGAFKKMVLSYHVGAIKPDPSMFRAAIEAAGVPAERIFYTDDIAGHVEAARRAGIDAVQFTGVESLAQELLKRGVRCNF from the coding sequence ATGCCTCCCGAGTTCATTTATTTCGACTTTGGCAACGTGATCTGCTTTTTCGATCACCACTTGGCCGCGCGGCAGACGGCTGCGGTGGCCGAGATTGCCGAGGACCAGGCTTGGAATGTGATCTTTGGGCAGCCGGATGGGCTTGAGTGGAAATATGAATCGGGGCAGCTCGGCGACGAACAGTTTTATGAGGCGTTTTGCCAGGCAACAGGGACGCGGCCGAATGCCGAGCAGTTTCATTGCGCCAACGCGGATATCTTTACGCTCAATACAGCGATCATCCCGCTGATTGGCCACCTGGAGGATTCCGGGATTCCACTGGGGATACTGTCAAACACATGTAACTCGCACTGGCAATTGGTGACGGATGGCCGCTACGCGATATTGCCAGGGGCGTTCAAAAAAATGGTGCTGAGCTATCATGTCGGGGCAATCAAACCCGATCCAAGCATGTTTAGGGCCGCCATTGAAGCGGCCGGCGTGCCCGCCGAGCGGATTTTTTACACGGACGACATCGCCGGGCACGTGGAAGCCGCACGCCGCGCCGGCATCGACGCGGTGCAGTTCACCGGCGTCGAATCGCTAGCGCAGGAGCTATTGAAGCGCGGAGTGCGGTGCAATTTTTGA
- a CDS encoding isoprenylcysteine carboxylmethyltransferase family protein — protein sequence MFLAYGIACYAMFFAVYAYFAGFVGNLFVPKSIDSGTPGPVGIALTVNLGLIALFCLQHSMMARPAFKQVWTRFVPHPIERSTYVLISNLLVILLMWQWQPMTAAIWNFDSGIGYIVMMALFVAGWLLVPAVSLMINHFDLFGTRQVWLNFKNKPYTSLPFRTPMAYKIVRHPLYVGWMLAFWATPSMSLGHFIFAATLSGYMIAATFVEERDLAIHFGQQYSDYQHMVGRFLPRLNPSTAAPSEIATPAAH from the coding sequence ATGTTCCTCGCCTACGGCATCGCCTGCTATGCAATGTTCTTTGCCGTCTACGCCTACTTCGCCGGTTTTGTCGGCAATTTATTCGTCCCTAAATCGATCGACTCCGGCACGCCTGGCCCCGTCGGCATTGCTCTGACAGTAAATCTCGGCCTGATCGCGCTGTTCTGCCTACAGCATTCGATGATGGCTCGCCCGGCGTTCAAGCAAGTGTGGACGCGCTTCGTTCCACATCCGATCGAGCGCAGCACCTACGTGCTCATTTCGAATCTCCTGGTCATCCTGCTCATGTGGCAATGGCAGCCGATGACCGCTGCCATCTGGAATTTCGATTCCGGCATCGGCTACATCGTGATGATGGCGCTGTTCGTCGCCGGCTGGCTTCTCGTGCCGGCAGTTAGCCTCATGATCAACCACTTCGATCTATTTGGCACGCGCCAAGTCTGGCTGAACTTTAAAAACAAACCCTACACGTCGCTCCCTTTCCGCACGCCAATGGCCTACAAAATCGTTCGCCACCCGCTCTATGTCGGCTGGATGCTCGCCTTCTGGGCTACGCCGTCGATGTCGCTCGGGCATTTCATCTTCGCCGCCACCCTCAGCGGCTACATGATCGCCGCAACCTTCGTCGAAGAACGCGACCTGGCCATTCACTTCGGCCAGCAATACTCCGACTATCAACATATGGTTGGCCGCTTTCTTCCGCGGCTCAATCCCTCGACTGCTGCGCCATCAGAAATCGCAACTCCTGCCGCCCATTAA
- a CDS encoding TetR/AcrR family transcriptional regulator: protein MPTTTRQKLVEAATKRFYRDGFRNVGIDQILADVGISKTAFYKHFDSKDDLMLEALDVHDRMMQETFRNMARQRGGEDPVAQLRALFDVVEVLINGATFQGCIFVNAAIEFPLPHEPAHVAAARSKQAMEDVVTGLAAAAGAKDARGLSQELCLLMEGVYVTRHVTGKSEWLNVARRLAERAIGEHLNHE from the coding sequence ATGCCTACAACCACGCGACAAAAGCTCGTCGAAGCGGCCACGAAGCGGTTTTATCGCGACGGGTTTCGCAACGTCGGGATCGATCAGATCCTCGCCGACGTCGGGATCAGCAAGACGGCGTTTTATAAGCACTTCGACAGCAAAGACGATTTGATGCTCGAAGCGCTCGACGTTCACGACCGGATGATGCAAGAGACATTTCGCAACATGGCGCGGCAGCGCGGGGGAGAAGATCCTGTGGCACAGTTGCGGGCGCTGTTCGATGTCGTGGAAGTGTTAATCAACGGTGCAACTTTTCAAGGTTGTATTTTCGTGAATGCGGCGATCGAGTTTCCGCTGCCGCACGAGCCTGCGCATGTGGCTGCGGCGCGAAGCAAGCAAGCGATGGAAGATGTGGTGACCGGCCTAGCGGCGGCCGCCGGCGCGAAAGATGCGCGTGGGCTATCGCAGGAACTTTGCCTGTTGATGGAAGGCGTCTACGTCACGCGGCATGTGACGGGAAAGTCGGAATGGCTGAATGTCGCGCGTCGATTAGCGGAGCGGGCGATTGGAGAGCATTTGAATCACGAATAG
- a CDS encoding GNAT family N-acetyltransferase: MRPLRQRSLRRKSKLQAKTSAVKRQPLATSVHPGGRTAESEPRTPHAKNRMVASATLMPPEGPPAKSGQSLGPLISGGAFGEAPHGQFALVAGRSGDHPSVYQTLINVFQGPSRSEFQSQLDDPFYEPLDRLLVRRGHRVLSHLHLTRRTMRFGQSKLPIAGVHWLATLPEFRSQGFASRLLLEAERRIAADGGLLAVVRTSIPHFFARHGWAICGRQSVAHGEARLVLGHLQRECADRFARRLSIRLWRHFELRALMRIYEQNIQLAYGPLHRTETYWRWLINRKAFDTLLVAIDGRDRLELDDATAPIVGYAALRQGRVAELLTAPGHPTATHQLLARACAESVERDRRELIVHAPIEHRLHDLVISAGGTYCNTESSRGEVSMMKIVDPAKLLAAIAPELDRRAKQAHWRRDTELGLCVDSASWRLLYTRTGIRVRGGPLGRHRLTMSRAELTRLICGRGNVRETAAAGRIRAATKEALNLADVLFPKFELWRPMWDDLTAF, encoded by the coding sequence GTGCGGCCGCTTCGTCAGCGCAGCCTGCGCCGCAAAAGCAAGTTGCAAGCGAAGACTAGCGCCGTCAAGCGACAGCCGCTGGCGACAAGCGTTCATCCTGGCGGGCGAACTGCTGAAAGTGAGCCACGTACACCTCATGCGAAAAATCGCATGGTGGCTTCCGCAACTCTCATGCCCCCTGAAGGGCCGCCTGCAAAATCGGGGCAGTCCTTGGGGCCGCTGATTTCCGGCGGCGCGTTCGGCGAGGCTCCGCACGGCCAATTCGCTCTGGTGGCGGGGCGAAGCGGGGATCATCCGTCGGTTTACCAAACGCTCATCAACGTCTTCCAAGGACCGTCGCGCAGCGAATTTCAATCCCAACTCGACGACCCGTTTTATGAGCCTCTCGATCGGCTGTTGGTTCGGCGCGGCCATCGGGTGCTGTCGCACTTGCATTTAACGCGGCGTACGATGCGATTTGGGCAATCAAAGCTGCCAATCGCGGGCGTGCATTGGCTGGCAACGTTGCCGGAATTTCGATCGCAGGGATTTGCGTCTCGTTTGCTCTTGGAGGCCGAGCGAAGAATTGCGGCCGACGGCGGCTTGCTGGCCGTTGTACGAACTTCGATTCCGCATTTCTTCGCGCGGCACGGTTGGGCAATTTGCGGTAGACAGAGCGTCGCGCACGGCGAAGCGCGGCTGGTGCTCGGTCACTTGCAGCGCGAATGCGCAGACCGCTTCGCTCGGAGGCTGAGTATTCGGCTCTGGCGGCACTTTGAGTTGCGTGCGCTCATGCGAATTTACGAGCAGAACATCCAGTTGGCGTATGGGCCGCTACATCGAACCGAAACTTATTGGCGCTGGCTGATCAACCGCAAAGCCTTTGACACGCTGCTTGTCGCCATCGATGGCCGCGACCGGCTGGAACTCGATGACGCGACGGCGCCGATCGTCGGCTATGCTGCGCTGCGGCAAGGGCGCGTCGCGGAACTGCTCACCGCTCCCGGTCATCCCACCGCCACTCACCAATTGCTTGCGCGGGCATGCGCTGAATCGGTCGAGCGCGACCGTCGCGAATTGATCGTCCATGCGCCGATCGAGCATCGATTGCACGACTTGGTGATCTCAGCAGGAGGAACATACTGCAATACCGAAAGCAGTCGAGGCGAAGTATCCATGATGAAGATCGTCGATCCGGCAAAACTCCTGGCGGCAATTGCACCAGAGTTGGACCGTCGGGCGAAACAGGCCCATTGGCGGCGCGACACTGAACTGGGGCTCTGCGTCGACTCGGCAAGCTGGCGACTGCTCTACACGCGAACAGGAATTCGCGTACGAGGCGGCCCCTTAGGCCGTCATCGCTTGACGATGAGTCGTGCTGAATTGACGCGATTGATCTGCGGTCGCGGGAACGTGCGAGAAACGGCCGCGGCCGGACGAATTCGGGCCGCAACGAAAGAGGCGCTGAACTTGGCCGACGTATTGTTTCCCAAATTCGAACTTTGGCGGCCGATGTGGGACGATCTGACGGCATTTTAA
- a CDS encoding glycosyltransferase family 2 protein — translation MTARFLTALPVYNEVHHVNPVLDEVLHYSQEVLVVDDGSTDGTSDLLTARSDVHVIRHPYNRGYGAGLKSAFAFAQREDYDVLVTIDCDGQHQPQMIPEFVAACHDVDLVSGSRYLKKFPADSDPPLARRLINEQITAELNSRLGLRLTDAFCGFKAYKVSSLAKVEITEAGYAMPLEYWVQAANQSLRIIELAVPLIYLEEARSFGGSLDDAETRLRYYREIIDRSIGRLGGAASPQFRECQSCR, via the coding sequence ATGACGGCACGCTTCCTCACCGCACTGCCGGTTTACAACGAAGTTCATCACGTAAATCCCGTGCTCGATGAAGTGCTGCATTATAGCCAAGAAGTGCTGGTGGTTGACGATGGCTCGACGGACGGCACTTCGGATTTATTAACCGCGCGGAGCGACGTACATGTGATTCGGCATCCGTACAATCGCGGCTATGGGGCAGGGCTGAAAAGTGCGTTCGCTTTTGCGCAGCGCGAAGATTACGACGTGCTGGTGACGATCGATTGCGACGGGCAGCACCAGCCGCAGATGATTCCGGAGTTTGTCGCCGCGTGCCACGATGTCGACCTTGTTTCGGGCAGCCGCTATTTGAAGAAGTTCCCGGCGGATAGCGACCCTCCGCTTGCCCGGCGGTTGATCAACGAGCAAATTACGGCCGAATTGAATTCTCGGCTCGGATTGCGGCTAACCGACGCCTTTTGCGGCTTCAAGGCGTACAAGGTGTCGTCACTGGCAAAGGTCGAAATTACCGAAGCGGGATATGCGATGCCGCTGGAGTATTGGGTCCAAGCGGCAAATCAAAGCTTGAGAATCATCGAACTTGCCGTTCCGTTGATTTATCTGGAAGAAGCCCGTTCGTTCGGTGGATCGCTAGATGACGCCGAGACGCGGCTGAGGTATTATCGAGAGATTATCGACCGCAGCATCGGACGGCTCGGGGGCGCGGCATCGCCGCAGTTCCGCGAATGCCAGAGCTGCCGTTGA
- a CDS encoding cytochrome c oxidase assembly protein, producing MNTLDHILVSWPWEPWLAASLLVAAAWYWRGWRILQHRDRQRWTGAKLAAYCGGLTAIYLALASPLETFASLVLPAHMAQHLLLMMAAPPLVWLGAPLLPLLCGTPRELRRVWIAPLLRRQWLRNCAALATHPVAAWLIFVGTVWLWHLPTMYELALAYPTWHYVQHSCFLAAGLLFWYPIVRPYPARPAWPTWLLVPYLILADIQNTVLSALLTFSDHVLYLHYQAMPRLGSGSVLDDQAAAGAMMWVPGSVVFLLPLGWIGVRLLWKVEWGTGNTNRRRRNGEDRKEQGKLARGFTISPVRQFTPSAVLAENLPSTLRLPPWLRLVRLKATRPLVQAFALVITAAMIVDGLFGPQAAPMNLAGVVPWIHWRGFIIFGLLVVGNIFCYGCPFMLPRTIARRWLPAGRNWPRWLRSKWLAVAILAVFLWSYEAFSLWNSPWLTAWIAIAYFIGALVIDGIFRDAPFCKYICPIGQFHFVHAVVSPLEVKVRQLAVCANCTTHDCMIGRADIPGCELHLFQPRKRGNLDCTFCLDCVRACPHDNVGVLPVAPTASLWQDGLRSGIGRLSRRFDYAALAMLLVFGAFANAAGMIAPVVGFEDRIAKALNFSSTFGVTTAFYAVSLVILPLVSAVAASGLSRLAVRDRSLRMLACRFAWSLIPLGFAMWTAHYSFHFFTSMETIVPATQRFVTDFGMGSLGTPNWTCSCCRPAPDWLLKFELVMLDFGLLASLYAAWRMAKSMADSPRATVKIALPWAVLATALFFIGVWILLQPMEMRGTIPG from the coding sequence ATGAACACGCTCGACCACATTCTCGTTTCATGGCCTTGGGAGCCGTGGTTGGCGGCTTCGTTGCTCGTTGCCGCAGCGTGGTACTGGCGCGGGTGGCGCATCCTGCAGCACCGCGACCGGCAGCGCTGGACTGGGGCAAAGCTGGCCGCGTATTGCGGGGGCCTGACTGCGATTTACCTAGCGCTTGCTTCTCCGCTGGAAACATTCGCTTCGCTTGTGCTGCCGGCTCATATGGCGCAGCATTTGTTGTTGATGATGGCTGCGCCACCGCTAGTCTGGCTCGGCGCACCGTTGCTGCCGTTGCTGTGTGGAACGCCGCGCGAACTTCGCCGCGTGTGGATTGCTCCGCTCTTGCGCAGGCAATGGTTGCGAAATTGCGCGGCGCTGGCGACGCATCCTGTTGCCGCATGGTTGATATTCGTCGGCACGGTTTGGCTCTGGCATCTGCCGACGATGTATGAGCTAGCATTGGCGTATCCGACCTGGCACTACGTTCAGCACTCGTGCTTCCTCGCCGCGGGGCTATTGTTTTGGTATCCGATCGTGCGTCCCTATCCCGCGCGACCGGCTTGGCCAACTTGGCTGCTCGTGCCATATCTCATTCTTGCGGACATTCAAAACACGGTGCTTTCGGCGCTGCTGACGTTTTCCGACCACGTGCTCTATCTGCATTACCAAGCGATGCCACGGCTCGGCAGTGGCTCCGTACTCGACGATCAAGCCGCCGCCGGTGCGATGATGTGGGTGCCGGGATCGGTGGTGTTTCTGCTGCCGCTGGGTTGGATTGGGGTGCGGCTATTGTGGAAGGTGGAATGGGGAACCGGGAATACAAACCGCAGAAGGCGGAACGGAGAAGACAGAAAAGAACAGGGCAAACTCGCACGCGGATTTACCATTTCGCCCGTTCGCCAATTCACCCCTTCAGCGGTTCTCGCGGAAAACCTGCCCTCCACTCTCCGCCTTCCGCCTTGGCTCCGTCTTGTCCGCCTCAAAGCGACTCGACCACTTGTTCAAGCCTTCGCCCTGGTCATTACCGCCGCGATGATCGTCGATGGACTGTTTGGCCCCCAAGCCGCGCCGATGAACTTGGCGGGGGTTGTGCCATGGATTCACTGGCGCGGATTTATTATCTTCGGTTTGTTGGTGGTGGGCAATATTTTTTGCTATGGCTGCCCATTCATGCTTCCGCGGACGATCGCGCGGCGGTGGCTGCCAGCAGGCCGAAATTGGCCGCGGTGGCTGCGGTCGAAATGGCTTGCCGTTGCCATACTCGCGGTTTTTTTGTGGAGCTACGAGGCGTTTTCACTATGGAATAGCCCGTGGCTGACGGCGTGGATTGCAATTGCCTATTTTATCGGCGCTCTGGTGATCGATGGCATTTTCCGCGATGCTCCATTTTGTAAATATATCTGCCCGATCGGCCAATTTCATTTTGTGCATGCGGTTGTCTCGCCACTGGAAGTGAAGGTGCGACAACTGGCGGTTTGCGCGAATTGTACGACACACGATTGCATGATCGGCCGAGCCGATATTCCCGGTTGTGAACTACATTTGTTTCAACCGCGAAAGAGAGGCAACCTCGACTGCACATTTTGTCTGGACTGCGTTCGGGCCTGCCCGCACGACAACGTCGGCGTGTTGCCCGTCGCGCCGACGGCAAGCTTGTGGCAAGATGGGTTGCGTTCCGGCATCGGCCGACTCAGTCGGCGGTTCGATTATGCCGCACTAGCCATGCTGCTGGTGTTCGGCGCGTTTGCGAATGCGGCTGGAATGATCGCGCCGGTTGTTGGATTTGAGGATCGAATTGCGAAAGCGCTGAACTTTTCATCGACATTTGGTGTTACGACGGCTTTCTACGCTGTAAGCCTCGTGATACTGCCGCTGGTGTCCGCTGTTGCCGCGTCGGGCCTGAGCCGCTTGGCAGTTCGCGATCGATCGTTGCGGATGCTGGCCTGTCGCTTCGCTTGGTCACTGATTCCGCTGGGATTTGCGATGTGGACGGCCCACTACAGCTTCCACTTTTTCACGAGCATGGAGACGATTGTGCCAGCGACGCAGCGGTTTGTGACCGATTTCGGAATGGGTTCGCTCGGCACGCCCAATTGGACTTGTTCGTGCTGCCGCCCCGCACCAGATTGGCTGCTGAAATTTGAGCTCGTGATGCTCGATTTTGGGCTGCTTGCTTCCTTGTATGCTGCATGGCGAATGGCGAAGTCGATGGCGGACTCACCGCGAGCGACGGTCAAGATTGCTTTGCCCTGGGCGGTTCTAGCGACTGCCCTGTTCTTCATTGGCGTGTGGATCTTGCTGCAGCCAATGGAAATGCGAGGGACGATACCGGGATGA
- the hisB gene encoding imidazoleglycerol-phosphate dehydratase HisB, whose product MSRIATIDRKTAETEVHVELNLDGSGQSQIGTGVGFFDHMLTLLAKHAAFDLNVRAKGDLHVDQHHTVEDVGIAFGQAIKLALADKVGIRRYGHFTLPMEETLVTAAIDLSGRYAMVFQVAFSAAKIGGFDSELVEDFWQAAAAHALMNLHILLHHGRNNHHISEGVFKATARALRMAAEHDPRIIGVPSTKGTLSA is encoded by the coding sequence ATGTCGCGCATCGCTACGATCGATCGCAAAACCGCCGAAACCGAAGTCCACGTCGAACTGAACCTCGACGGCTCGGGCCAGAGCCAAATCGGCACCGGCGTCGGTTTCTTCGACCACATGCTGACGCTGCTCGCCAAGCATGCGGCGTTCGATTTGAATGTACGAGCCAAGGGAGACTTGCACGTCGATCAGCATCACACGGTCGAAGACGTGGGCATCGCGTTTGGACAGGCGATCAAGCTGGCGCTTGCCGATAAGGTCGGCATTCGGCGTTATGGCCACTTCACGCTGCCGATGGAAGAAACACTGGTTACCGCGGCAATCGATCTGAGCGGGCGCTATGCGATGGTTTTTCAGGTCGCATTTTCCGCGGCGAAAATCGGTGGCTTTGACAGTGAACTGGTCGAAGACTTTTGGCAAGCCGCCGCCGCCCATGCGCTGATGAACCTGCACATCCTATTGCATCACGGCCGTAATAACCACCATATCAGCGAGGGCGTATTCAAGGCCACTGCCCGCGCGTTGCGGATGGCGGCGGAACACGACCCTCGCATCATCGGCGTTCCAAGCACCAAAGGGACACTGAGCGCGTAA